The following proteins come from a genomic window of Rutidosis leptorrhynchoides isolate AG116_Rl617_1_P2 chromosome 10, CSIRO_AGI_Rlap_v1, whole genome shotgun sequence:
- the LOC139870748 gene encoding protein FAR1-RELATED SEQUENCE 4-like, with amino-acid sequence MKLNIQITCVICFPLNYNTPTTTTTRKNETPGGSSYYAPIVDKSFLPVIGNNYETLDQREEMYRLYAYNACFDIRKAGQKTAKSGAKVRFEWVYGTNSFFLVDFEEQHNHELLLIEYRHLSKKKRQMRYAEQLFIYHSTVSNIGPTKEYEVYSNMKGSEKMFMELTNRYNLKFVLFTTIDNHRRCVTVVAGIIRDETAESYTCLLNCFMKTFGKEPNMIVTDHDKAMVIAIKEIQEANPNIENGKEKDFKKRFDKIVWNMYIEPTVFEEKWEKLMDDFSLKNGSWFKHMFNIRSSWIPAYFIETGMFGLMRTTSRSENENAFFTLYKICIKSVNFYGRL; translated from the exons ATGAAG TTAAACATTCAAATCACATGTGTAATTTGTTTTCCACTGAATTATAATacaccaacaacaactacaacacgtAAAAACGAAACACCAGGTGGATCATCGTATTATGCACCAATTGTTGACAAAAGTTTCTTACCGGTCATTGGAAATAATTAtgaaacacttgatcaacgtgaagaAATGTATAGGTTATATGCATATAATGCATGTTTTGACATAAGAAAGGCTGGTCAGAAAACTGCAAAATCTGG GGCTAAAGTTAGATTTGAATGGGTGTATGGAACAAATAGTTTTTTCCTTGTTGACTTTGAAGAACAACATAATCATGAGTTGCTACTAATAGAATACCGACATTTAAGTAAAAAGAAAAGACAAATGAGGTATGCAGAACAGTTGTTTATATACCATTCGACGGTATCAAATATTGGTCCAACAAAGGAATACGAAGTTTACAGCAATATGAAAGGGTCTGAAAAAATGTTCATGGAACT AACTAACAG ATACAACCTCAAGTTTGTACTATTTACTACCATAGATAACCACCGTAGGTGTGTCACTGTTGTTGCGGGAATAATCAGGGATGAAACAGCAGAGAGTTACACATGTCTTCTTAATTGCTTCATGAAGACATTCGGGAAAGAGCCAAACATGATTGTGACAGATCACGACAAAGCAATGGTGATAGCCATAAAAGAG ATTCAAGAAGCAAATCCTAATATTGAAAACGGAAAAGAGAAAGACTTCAAGAAGAGATTTGATAAGATTGTTTGGAATATGTACATCGAACCaactgtttttgaagaaaaatgGGAAAAGTTGATGGACGATTTCTCATTGAAGAATGGCAGTTGGTTCAAACATATGTTTAATATTAGATCAAGTTGGATACCCGCATATTTCATTGAAACTGGAATGTTTGGTTTGATGCGAACTACTTCAAGATCAGAGAATGAAAATGCTTTTTTCACACTTTACAAGATCTGCATCAAATCTGTTAACTTTTATGGACGGCTTTGA